One region of Anthonomus grandis grandis chromosome 22, icAntGran1.3, whole genome shotgun sequence genomic DNA includes:
- the LOC126748359 gene encoding transforming acidic coiled-coil-containing protein 1-like — translation MEEVNESQLQSDNMPEKSSIEYEIRAKSELRNQKQPQSPKNDTIKSEILHYQKLLGDFEKTISNQCSELEKLKQEHETTSRHFATLELAFSDVLQKYDRSKIIVDGFKSNEEALTQNLQIAEEKLKQNEAKYESLKTYAKSQIEKCNIEILNVRDKYEFESSKLRALIKRLEIKCSSLETSLNQKTEECEQLSALCDDITGKQV, via the exons ATGGAAGAAGTCAACGAGAGCCAATTACAGTCTGACAATATGCCGGAAAAGTCTAGTATAGAGTATGAAATTCGTGCAAAAAGTGAACTCAGGAATCAGAAGCAACCTCAGTCTCCAAAAAATGATACTATTAAATCTGAAATCCTTCATTATCA aaaattattgggTGACTTTGAAAAAACAATATCTAATCAATGTTCAGAGCTAGAAAAACTAAAACAAGAACATGAAACAACAAGTAGGCACTTTGCTACTTTGGAATTGGCCTTCTCAGATGTTTTACA GAAGTATGATAGAAGTAAAATAATAGTAGATGGTTTCAAAAGTAATGAAGAAGCATTGACTCAGAATCTCCAAATTGCAGAGGAAAAACTTAAGCAAAATGAGGCAAAGTATGAGTCACTGAAGACCTACGCAAAATCTCAAATAGAAAA GTGTAATATAGAAATATTGAATGTTAGGGATAAGTATGAATTTGAAAGTAGCAAGCTCAGGGCATTGATCAAACGGCTAGAGATCAAATGTTCATCATTAGAAACGTCATTAAATCAAAAAACTGAGGAATGTGAGCAGTTATCTGCTCTGTGTGATGATATCACAGGGAAACAagtataa